AGCACCGGCCACAAACTATGCATTCATCAAGTCCCGGGTTTCCACAAAAGTCACACTTTTCACACATTTATTATAACTCCTATTTACGAAAGTGGATGGAGGTTTAGAAAGCTCCACCTCCACCTCCACCTGATCCTCCACCTACTCCACCAACTCCTCCACCACCTCCACCTTCTCCCTTGGTGGCGGTGGTCATTCCAGTACTCAGACTGGATGATAGGATGGCGTAACCGCCGTAGTAGTGGAAGAGGTATATGTCACTCTGGTTCAGCTGGTCTTTTGGTAAGGTCAGGGACATGGATTTTCGAACCTTATCTGCTACTCCCAGGGCAGTGGCGTAGACCAGGTATTTATTCCACACCACCACTGATTCTGGAGGATACTCTTTTATTAAAGAGAAGTCCTGGAGATATTTTTTGAATGCTTCCCATTTAGCATGGTAATCAATACCTTCCTGGGTCCATCGGCCGGCGATCTTCTCTGGTAGGATCAGGGAGATAATAGCCACCAGGCCCAGAACAATGGAGGCAATAAGAGCATTTGAAGATGCAGGTATGGGACTGAATACTGAAACAAAAAACACTATTACCGCAATTACTAATCCTAAAACTCCGTAGACCTTCATGTAGGTGTCTCCAGTCTTAACGAAGAATTGATCAGTTTTCTCATTGAGGAATGTGTTCCTTAGATCATCCTCCCAGGCATCGTAGGAGTGCTTAAAGGCCTTAGCATTTTCCTGGTGTTTGAAATCCCTCTTCATCTGCTTAAGGTCCACAATATTATTGGTTGCTATCCGTTTAAAGAAGTGGATAACCTGTTTTTCAAAGGAATAAAGATCACTGATACTCTTATTTTTGATCTCAAGGTACACTTTCTTATCCTTGCCCTCTTCCTCAGTGTAGACTCCTAAATATTCCCGGTCTATAAGATCCATAATTGTGGCCTGGAAACCATTCATATCTGGAGTTCCAACTATTTTGGTGAACCCTTTACCGGATATGGCATTGACCACTGCTGGTGGGTCATTGCTAGGAAGCTCTCGCTCATACTCTCCCTGGTAACTAGTTTTTGGCTCCCTTCCATATTTAAAGTATAATATTAAGGGAGTAACAATACTTAATAGCATTAAAACTGCTAGTAAGGAGAATAAGTTGTTGTAAAAATTTATCTGGTCCTGGTATTCCTGCTGGATCTTCTCCATTTGAGGCAGCCCATCCTGGTTTATCTGCTGGGCCAGAACTGGATTGGTAAACTGGTCCTTGGGAATAGCCAGACGCACCTCGAAATAGTTTCCAGTGGATATGGTTTTTGTTGCGATTTTCAGGATGGATTCATTTAAGATGGGGTAATCATCCCAACCATCACTTAAAACATAGTATGGTGGGTTTAACCAGTATTTAACACCCTCTTTGGATTTAAGGTGCACGCGGGTGGTTAGATCTCCCACATCCACATCCCATTCTTCACCCCACGCCTTAAACTGTAATCCAGCAATATCATTGTAGATCTTTATCACGTTAATCATGTCGTACTCAATGGTTATTTCAACGTTCTTACTGGTAACTGGGGTGGTTTTCTGACTATCAGAGAACAGGTAAATCTTTAAAGACTTCATGTCACTCTTATTAGTGACCTCTAAAGTGGAGTAGGCTCCTTTGGTAGATACATTCAGGTTCTCAATTCTTTCCCCAGGTTTAAGGGGAATGTCACGGTAAACCCCATTGTAAGTACCTAAAAATGAGTAGTAAAGGGTTTCTTTAACCCTTAAGTTCCCATTTTCCTGAACATAAAGATCAACACTGGCCCGGGGAATGCTGTAACTCCGGTCATCATCTGCAGCGAAGCTAATTGCCGGGAGAACTGACAGTACAAGGATCGAAAGCAAGATCAGGGAAGAAAATTTGATTTTATCCATTATATCCTCTCTTTTGATCTGGGGGAATTTTATATCGGGTTTAGAATTCCACTTTAGGCACTGTTCTTGCAGATTCTTCAACTTCAAAGAACTCTGCTTCCTCAAAATTAAAGGTGCTGGCAATTAGGTTGCTGGGGAACATCTGACACTTGTTGTTGTACATTAATACTGTGTCATTGTAAAACTGACGGGAGTAGGCGATTTTATCCTCAGTTTCAGCCAGCTGCTGCTGTAATTCCAGGAAATTCTGGTTAGCCTTTAGATCAGGGTAATTCTCAGCCACCGCAAATAAGGATTTAAGGGCACCAGTTAACATGTTGTTAGCTTCCTGGCTTTCCTTAACAGTTTCAGCACCCATTACTGCAGAACGAGCCTGGGTAACCCTTTCAAAAACACCCTTCTCGTGGCTGGCGTAACCTTTAACTGTTTCAACTAGGTTGGGTATTAAATCTGCTCTCCGGTTCAGCTGCACATCTATCTGAGACCAGGCATTTTTAACCCTGTTTCTAAGCTTCACCAGACTGTTGTAGAGCCCGACTATCACTCCTATAATTAGGAGTACTATTATTAGAATTATTATATATAACCACATAGTTTCATCTCACAATGGATTGTTACTAAATATTATAGGTTTAACGATAAGATGTTTACCATTCCTTTTATAAACAAAATAGGGTACATCAAAGAATTTTTACGTAGAAAAAAAGGGCATTTGAGGTAAATAATTAGAAAATCATCATTTACAATTAAAAACACGTTTTTTACCATTTGACAATGTATATTCATGGATAAATTCAAAAAAAGGAGTAGGGCACTATCGTACCCTCAAGATTAATTGGTTCTAACTTTTTCAGGCGGTAAAATGGACACTTAGTGTGACATCCCCGTTGGGTGCAAATGTACTCAATGAAGTAACGTTTTTATCGTCTCTCATCAAGGATGCAGTTAAAGTATCTGAACTGGTATCTTTTTTCTGTACTTGGACTTTTACACTACCAATAATGTTACCTAAATCTATGGTTTTATCACCAGTACCATCGATGGTGCGAGTCCCTGATGAATCGGTTATGGTACCATTCCAACTACCCTGATAATTCACCACCAGCTTAACCGATGAGGACATACATCCAGATACCGCTATTACCATACACACGAATAGCACCAGCAAACCTATTTCCTTTTTGTTTAACATGTTAATTTTTCCTCCCTATTCCATGTTTTTTTCATTAAGCATGTTTTAACCTTTATTTTGATTTAAAACTGTTGATGATGGTGTCGAGGTTAGCTTTTTGGCTGTCTAATGTATTCCCCAAGTCTGATCCTCGTACTACGCAGGCAATAATATACATCATGTCTCCTTTCTCCCAGTTTATTATTTTGTACTGTGATTTATGGCCCTGGGCATTATCCCCTTCCACAATGTTCAGTGTTGCTGAAACACCATCCACAGTGACTGTGCTCTTTTGTGTTGTTACCTGATTGGTGAGGGTGTTGGTAAGATCATCTACTATACTATCTTGATTAACCCCTTCTGACTTGCTTAAAGCAAACAGCCCTACGCCGGTTACTTTCAGTCCATTGGGATCAGCTGCAAATTGGGGGTCGATAATGTAAACTGCACTACCGGTTGAGTCACTCTGGCTGTTGTTAATGGTCCAGGTTTTAGGGTAGTTCAAGGAAAAGTCATCATTACTGTAGGCCGTGGTTTCCACTTGTGGTGTGATAGATGGTGTGGAGGAGTTGGATTGGGGCATAAAATATAAGGCATATGCAGCAATTCCAATTCCAACGATAATAACTACACCAATGATAATTAAAATAATCGGTAAACTGGAAGATTTCTTTTTATCAGGTGCAGACTTAGTTGTTTTGGTTTCTGTTAATCTGCTACCGCAAGTTTCACAGAAAACAGCACCGTCCTGGTTTTTTGTTCCGCATTTTGGGCAATACATTTAAAAAAACTCCTTCTTATTCTTTCTAAAAACTCCCTATTCTTTTAATGTAATTATTTATGTGTAAATCATTAAGGGTATTCATAGTTTAAATTGTGGAAGTGATTGCATCAGGTGATTACACACCTATATTATGGCCAGTTCACCGGCACTGGTAATTTTAAATGCTTTGGGGTCGATTAAACCCATTTCTCTCAGTTCACGGATGTGATTGTAAGTCATTCCCCTGCTTATGCCTATCTTTATGGACAGGTTTTTGACGTTGTTTTCACCGGCATACAATTCCTCCAGTATGATCCTTTTGGTCTTGGATATTCCGAAGTTGAGGATGGGTAGGTCGATTATGTTTTTATCTTCCTCGGTGATGTAGACGATCTTTTCCACCATATTGTGACGGGCGTAACTTCCAAAAAGAGCTCCCAGTGCCTGGGGTTTTCTACCGCCACTGATATTTACCACGATATTGCGTCCGTGGGCGTATTCTTCTTCTATGATTTCCACTGTGTCCTGGGCAACTATCACCACGTTGTATACACTGGTGGGTATGGATTTGATTTCCAGGATTTTGCCCACAGTTTCCTGGAGCATACGCTCTGCTTCCACGATCTTATCTGGAGGATTCTCCTCTCTCAGTAGTATGATCTTATTAGGTGAGAACTGGGTAATGCAGGCCATTACCGGTTCCAGGGAATAAATAGTTGATATTAAAGTATTTTCCATTTTACCACAGGGTAGTTTTTGTTAAGGTTTTTTATTGATTAATACATTTAATTCTCCTTTAACCTCTATATTAGTGTTTTGATGTTATCTATTGAATTTAGTAATGGAATAACTCTTTTTTTATTTAACTTATCTGGTTTACTATGGTGTTGTAATTAATATAATTAATTTGTGAATGGTAAACATTAACATTTATATACAATAATGATTATATGAATGATATGTACCCACTGTGGTAATGTTAAGTATATTGGAGATTTTAATATGGGTGAAAACGTTGTAAATGAAACAAATCTAACTGATTTAACAGAAAATAAAAGATCAAGGACCATTGAACTAGCATTAGGTATTGTTGGAGGAATATTTGGATTATTTGGCGGTGTTTTTGCTTTACTGTTTATCCCTGAATTGGGATTCAGCGCCATCTTAGCTTCAGTTGTTGGGATCATTGGGGCAATATACGTTACTCGAAATCCAAAAAGGGGAGGTTTAATTCTAATAATAAGCTCAGTATGGCTTTTAATTAGTATATCATTTTTTGGTGTATTGGGTTTTATCCTACTCTTAATAGCTGGTTTAGTGGCCATATTTAGAAAATAATTTGTATAAATGATGGATTTGGAGGATAATATGAATAAAAAAGCAATAATATTGGGAATTTTAGTTTTACTTGCCGTGGTAACCATTAGTGGTTGTACAAGTTCTGGAAATAAGAATTCTGTTAATGTTACTAATTTAAAAGTGTCCAGTGAAGGCTATGGAATGTATTATGTGACCTGTGATATCGTGCCTATACAGGATACAAGTTACCTGGAAATGGTACTGGTGTGGTACGATGCAAGCGGTGCAGTAATAGAACGCAGCCCACTTGCCTGGAACATAAATGATGCCAAAGCAGGTCAAACAATTAAAGCAAGGGGTACAGCATCATTATATCAGAAAGGTTATCCTGCTAAAGTACAAGTTTTAATCTTTGACTCAAGTTTCTCCGGAGGAAGTGACAAAGGAAATATTTTCAACCAGACTATACCGGTTGGATAGTCCCTTAAACAAATATTTTCTTAATTATTTTTTCTTTTTTTTCAAGAAAAATAGGGGGAGGATTAAAATGGTTAATTTTAGGGTAATGGTGGTGGAAGACGATGGGATCATTGCCCTTGGTCTTCAATACAAGTTAGAATCATGGGGTTACACTGTGGATCCCATGGTCTTCTCAGGGGAAGATGCAGTTGAGAAATCATTCCAGCAAAAACCCGATCTCATATTAATGGACATTGGGGTTAAAGGGGAGTTAAATGGGATAGAAGTGGCTCATCAAATCAAGGAATTGAATATCCCAATTATTTACATCACTGGTTTGGATGATGAGATTGTAACCCAAAAGGCAATGGAAACAGTTCCCTATGCCCTCTTAAAAAAACCAGTGAACAATGATGTGTTAAAAAACACTATTCAATCCGCTCTGGAAGAATTAGATAAATGAAAAGGGAGTAGGTGATTTAATGGAGGAATTAATTGCTAATTACTTGCAACACATGGAGTTGGGAGAAATCCAGGAACATAAAAGCATGTCAGTATTCCCTCTCTACAATAAGGGAGACAATGGACTGTACATCACCCTTAAGGAAGCATTAGAGGCAGATCTTTTAACCATCACTGAAGTGGATAACTACGGTTCAGTACCAGAATTGAAGGTGATAAACCAGGCCACTGTCCCGGTTTTGTTATTGGACGGGGAGGAACTGGCTGGCGCCAAGCAGAATCGGGTTTTAAACACCACCATACTCCTTAAAGAGAAGTCAGAAACTATTATTCCAGTAAGTTGCACTGAACAGGGGAGGTGGAGTTACAACTCCCTGAAATTCACAGAATCCGGGAATCTGGCATCCCTCATGGTACGCCGACATAAGTCCGCCTCAGTGAACCAGTCACTAAAAAAAAGCGGATTATTCCGTTCGGACCAGAGAATGGTGTGGGATGGTATAGATGAAATAAGTCTCAAATCAGGTGTAAAAAGCAGGACACGGGCAATGCAGGATGTTTACCAATCCCTGGAGGAGGATCTGAGGGAATATCACCTATCATTCCCGGTACGGGATGGGCAGAAAGGAATCCTGGTGATGGTTAAGGGGGAGGTTATGGGTCTGGATATTGTATCCTGTAGTATTGCCTACCTTAACCTCCACCGTAAACTACTGAAAAGCTATGCCCTGGAAGCAATTCTCATGGAGGGGGAAGATGAAGATGGATTCAATGGATTGGATAAGGCTAAGTCATTCCTGGATGAAGCAAGCCTATCCATGGATGAGAAGCATGAGTCAGTGGGTTATGGATGGGATCATCGTCTGGAAGGCCCAGGAATACTGGGTTCATCCTTAACTTATCAGGACCAAGTGATTCACACTGCACTGTTTAAGAATATCCCTGATGAAAACCAAAAAATGTCTATTTACCGGCAACGGAGGAGT
This DNA window, taken from Methanobacterium subterraneum, encodes the following:
- a CDS encoding ARPP-1 family domain-containing protein encodes the protein MEELIANYLQHMELGEIQEHKSMSVFPLYNKGDNGLYITLKEALEADLLTITEVDNYGSVPELKVINQATVPVLLLDGEELAGAKQNRVLNTTILLKEKSETIIPVSCTEQGRWSYNSLKFTESGNLASLMVRRHKSASVNQSLKKSGLFRSDQRMVWDGIDEISLKSGVKSRTRAMQDVYQSLEEDLREYHLSFPVRDGQKGILVMVKGEVMGLDIVSCSIAYLNLHRKLLKSYALEAILMEGEDEDGFNGLDKAKSFLDEASLSMDEKHESVGYGWDHRLEGPGILGSSLTYQDQVIHTALFKNIPDENQKMSIYRQRRSFRM
- the csa3 gene encoding CRISPR-associated CARF protein Csa3, which gives rise to MENTLISTIYSLEPVMACITQFSPNKIILLREENPPDKIVEAERMLQETVGKILEIKSIPTSVYNVVIVAQDTVEIIEEEYAHGRNIVVNISGGRKPQALGALFGSYARHNMVEKIVYITEEDKNIIDLPILNFGISKTKRIILEELYAGENNVKNLSIKIGISRGMTYNHIRELREMGLIDPKAFKITSAGELAII
- a CDS encoding LemA family protein, which encodes MWLYIIILIIVLLIIGVIVGLYNSLVKLRNRVKNAWSQIDVQLNRRADLIPNLVETVKGYASHEKGVFERVTQARSAVMGAETVKESQEANNMLTGALKSLFAVAENYPDLKANQNFLELQQQLAETEDKIAYSRQFYNDTVLMYNNKCQMFPSNLIASTFNFEEAEFFEVEESARTVPKVEF
- a CDS encoding PsbP-related protein, which produces MYCPKCGTKNQDGAVFCETCGSRLTETKTTKSAPDKKKSSSLPIILIIIGVVIIVGIGIAAYALYFMPQSNSSTPSITPQVETTAYSNDDFSLNYPKTWTINNSQSDSTGSAVYIIDPQFAADPNGLKVTGVGLFALSKSEGVNQDSIVDDLTNTLTNQVTTQKSTVTVDGVSATLNIVEGDNAQGHKSQYKIINWEKGDMMYIIACVVRGSDLGNTLDSQKANLDTIINSFKSK
- a CDS encoding response regulator, producing the protein MVNFRVMVVEDDGIIALGLQYKLESWGYTVDPMVFSGEDAVEKSFQQKPDLILMDIGVKGELNGIEVAHQIKELNIPIIYITGLDDEIVTQKAMETVPYALLKKPVNNDVLKNTIQSALEELDK
- a CDS encoding DUF2207 domain-containing protein — its product is MDKIKFSSLILLSILVLSVLPAISFAADDDRSYSIPRASVDLYVQENGNLRVKETLYYSFLGTYNGVYRDIPLKPGERIENLNVSTKGAYSTLEVTNKSDMKSLKIYLFSDSQKTTPVTSKNVEITIEYDMINVIKIYNDIAGLQFKAWGEEWDVDVGDLTTRVHLKSKEGVKYWLNPPYYVLSDGWDDYPILNESILKIATKTISTGNYFEVRLAIPKDQFTNPVLAQQINQDGLPQMEKIQQEYQDQINFYNNLFSLLAVLMLLSIVTPLILYFKYGREPKTSYQGEYERELPSNDPPAVVNAISGKGFTKIVGTPDMNGFQATIMDLIDREYLGVYTEEEGKDKKVYLEIKNKSISDLYSFEKQVIHFFKRIATNNIVDLKQMKRDFKHQENAKAFKHSYDAWEDDLRNTFLNEKTDQFFVKTGDTYMKVYGVLGLVIAVIVFFVSVFSPIPASSNALIASIVLGLVAIISLILPEKIAGRWTQEGIDYHAKWEAFKKYLQDFSLIKEYPPESVVVWNKYLVYATALGVADKVRKSMSLTLPKDQLNQSDIYLFHYYGGYAILSSSLSTGMTTATKGEGGGGGGVGGVGGGSGGGGGGAF